From Theileria annulata chromosome 1, complete sequence, *** SEQUENCING IN PROGRESS ***, one genomic window encodes:
- a CDS encoding protein CGI-126, putative: MSSGLSHLSVEGIPLCKTNTGPFDNPEDWETRLNEEFAALIQYVEENKQNNTEWFTLDCNDNGTCWFGECWYVHNMKTYKFQLELEIPAAYPNAPFDIIIRSLEGKTAKMYRGGRICLDAHFLPLWQKNAPKYGIAHGLALGLAPWLACEIPHLVNIGVLDT; encoded by the exons ATGTCAAGTGGTTTGAGCCACTTGTCAGTGGAAGGAATCCCCCTATGTAAAACTAACACAGGCCCATTTGACAACCCAGAGGACTGGGAGACGAGACTAAACGAGGAATTTGCAGCTTTGATACAATACGTTGAGgaaaataaacaaaacaACACCGAATGGTTTACACTCGACTGTAACGATAACGGAACATG CTGGTTTGGAGAATGTTGGTATGTTCACAACATGAAAACTTATAAATTCCAATTAGAACTTGAG ATACCGGCAGCATATCCCAATGCTCcatttgatataataataagatCACTGGAGGGCAAAACTGCGAAGATGTATAGAGGCGGTCGCATTTGTTTGGATGCTCATTTCCTTCCACTTTGGCAGAAGAACGCCCCGAAGTATGGTATCGCACACGGCCTCGCACTAGGC CTCGCTCCCTGGCTAGCCTGTGAAATCCCTCATCTCGTCAATATCGGTGTTCTAGATACCTAA